Proteins from a single region of Schistocerca gregaria isolate iqSchGreg1 chromosome 3, iqSchGreg1.2, whole genome shotgun sequence:
- the LOC126355518 gene encoding cuticle protein 65-like, whose product MKVLIVLSAVLAAAVAAPKPGYLGAVHGVVAAHGVVAASPAVVAAPAVIAAHAVHPGYAAYGPAPVAVGPGGYLADTHDVAAARAAHLTAVAQTQARDAHINGAAAHAALAAPALLGAHGLAYGHGLAYGHGLAYGHAYHG is encoded by the exons ATGAAGGTCCTG ATCGTTTTGAGCGCCGTCCTGGCCGCTGCCGTCGCCGCCCCCAAGCCCGGCTACCTGGGCGCCGTCCACGGCGTCGTCGCCGCCCACGGCGTCGTCGCCGCCTCGCCCGCTGTGGTCGCCGCCCCAGCAGTGATCGCCGCCCACGCCGTGCACCCCGGCTACGCCGCCTACGGCCCCGCCCCCGTGGCTGTGGGACCCGGCGGCTACCTGGCCGACACCCACGACGTGGCCGCCGCCAGAGCCGCCCACCTGACCGCCGTCGCCCAGACGCAGGCCCGCGACGCCCACATCAACGGCGCCGCCGCACACGCCGCCCTTGCAGCTCCCGCTCTGCTCGGAGCGCACGGACTGGCATACGGACACGGCCTGGCTTACGGTCACGGTCTGGCTTATGGACACGCTTATCATGGTTGA